One genomic region from Spirosoma sp. KCTC 42546 encodes:
- a CDS encoding sugar phosphate isomerase/epimerase, whose translation MSQSVTRRQTLAALTASVGATLSTNSLQAMPAPTAQSPFTICLNMSTIRGHKLGFVKELEAASKAGFRSVEIWIETLQTYLKNGGTTAEARKVLADNGIKVENAIGFAPWIIDDEAARAKGLAQLKSEMEMLAEVGCKRVATPPIGAQSPGSPKVDLYKAAERYRAILEIGDKTGVVPQLELWGFSPNLSRLSEVMFVAIESGHPSARVLLDIYHLYKGGSGNTMLPLVGKSAIEVFHVNDYTANFTREKIVDADRVFPGDGVAPIRETLKLIKRTDQPIVVSLEVFNKDYYAQDALTVTKTAMAKMKAMVAGL comes from the coding sequence ATGTCTCAATCTGTAACTCGTCGTCAAACGCTGGCAGCCCTGACTGCCTCTGTAGGCGCAACCCTCTCGACTAATTCGCTGCAAGCCATGCCTGCGCCAACCGCTCAGTCTCCTTTTACGATTTGCCTGAACATGAGTACGATTCGAGGGCATAAGCTTGGATTTGTTAAGGAACTGGAAGCTGCTTCCAAGGCGGGATTTCGGTCCGTCGAAATATGGATTGAGACACTACAGACCTATCTTAAAAACGGTGGAACGACGGCTGAAGCCCGAAAGGTCCTGGCAGATAACGGTATAAAAGTTGAAAATGCGATTGGTTTTGCGCCCTGGATCATTGACGATGAAGCGGCTCGCGCCAAAGGGCTCGCTCAATTGAAGAGTGAGATGGAAATGCTGGCCGAAGTAGGATGCAAACGAGTGGCAACTCCGCCAATTGGGGCGCAGTCGCCAGGTAGTCCTAAAGTTGATTTATATAAAGCGGCCGAACGATATCGTGCGATTCTGGAAATAGGCGATAAAACGGGTGTTGTTCCTCAATTGGAGCTATGGGGTTTTTCGCCTAATCTAAGCCGGTTGAGTGAGGTTATGTTCGTGGCAATTGAGAGTGGTCACCCCTCTGCCAGGGTGTTGCTGGATATTTATCACCTCTACAAAGGTGGTTCAGGTAATACGATGCTTCCGCTGGTGGGAAAATCGGCTATTGAAGTATTCCACGTGAATGACTATACGGCCAATTTCACCCGTGAAAAAATAGTTGATGCGGATCGTGTATTTCCGGGTGATGGTGTTGCGCCTATTCGGGAGACATTGAAACTCATTAAACGAACTGATCAACCTATCGTTGTCTCGCTGGAGGTTTTCAATAAAGACTATTATGCACAGGATGCGCTGACTGTCACAAAAACGGCAATGGCGAAGATGAAAGCTATGGTGGCTGGGCT
- the rplB gene encoding 50S ribosomal protein L2, whose protein sequence is MGVKKLRPITPSTRFRVAPDFAEITASKPEKSLLEPIKRTGGRNNEGHRTMRYIGGGHKRKYRIIDFKRDKVGQPAEVLTVEYDPNRTARIALVQYVDGEKRYIIAPQGIVVGQTIQSGEGSTPDVGNALPLALMPIGTIVHNIELTPGKGGAMARSAGTYAQLVGREDKYAILRLPSGETRRVLSAGMATVGSVSNPDHMNVVVGKAGRSRWLGRRPRVRAVVMNPVDHPMGGGEGRASGGHPRSRNGQFAKGQKTRNKNKASESMIISRRKK, encoded by the coding sequence ATGGGAGTTAAAAAACTAAGACCAATAACGCCGAGTACACGTTTTCGCGTGGCACCCGACTTTGCGGAAATAACAGCCTCCAAGCCAGAGAAAAGTCTGCTGGAGCCCATCAAGAGAACCGGCGGCCGCAATAACGAAGGTCACCGCACTATGCGCTACATTGGAGGAGGTCATAAGCGGAAATACCGTATTATTGATTTCAAGCGCGACAAAGTCGGCCAACCTGCCGAAGTTTTGACTGTAGAATACGATCCAAACCGCACGGCACGCATCGCTCTGGTGCAATACGTTGACGGTGAGAAACGCTACATCATCGCCCCTCAAGGCATTGTTGTCGGTCAGACGATTCAGTCAGGCGAAGGGTCGACACCAGATGTTGGTAACGCATTACCACTGGCTCTGATGCCAATCGGTACAATCGTTCACAATATCGAGTTGACACCTGGTAAAGGTGGCGCAATGGCTCGCTCAGCTGGTACCTACGCACAATTGGTTGGTCGTGAAGATAAGTACGCTATCCTGCGTCTTCCTTCGGGCGAAACCCGCCGGGTATTAAGTGCTGGTATGGCAACGGTTGGTTCGGTATCAAACCCCGACCATATGAACGTTGTCGTAGGGAAAGCAGGCCGTAGCCGTTGGTTAGGCCGTCGCCCACGTGTTCGTGCCGTTGTCATGAACCCTGTCGATCACCCAATGGGTGGTGGTGAAGGCCGGGCATCCGGTGGTCACCCACGTTCACGCAATGGCCAGTTCGCCAAAGGTCAGAAGACCCGCAACAAGAACAAGGCATCTGAAAGCATGATTATTAGCCGACGCAAAAAGTAA
- the rplC gene encoding 50S ribosomal protein L3 — MSGLIGKKIGMTSVYNADGQALACTVIETGPCVVTQVRSVEKDGYTAVQLGYGDKKEKHSNKPELGHFKKAGTTPKRKLVEFKEFEKELNLGETLTVADVFAEADFVDVVGTAKGRGFQGVVKRHGFAGVGGQTHGQHNRGRHPGSIGACSFPSRVFKGLRMAGRMGGNRVKVQNLRVLRVLPEQNLLVVSGSIPGAKNSYVIIEK, encoded by the coding sequence ATGTCTGGTTTAATTGGCAAGAAAATCGGGATGACCAGCGTGTACAATGCGGACGGGCAGGCTCTGGCATGTACAGTGATTGAGACGGGTCCCTGTGTTGTAACCCAAGTTCGTAGCGTCGAGAAAGATGGCTACACAGCTGTGCAGCTGGGTTATGGCGACAAAAAAGAAAAGCACAGTAACAAGCCTGAGTTGGGCCACTTCAAAAAAGCTGGCACCACACCTAAGCGCAAACTGGTTGAATTCAAAGAATTCGAGAAAGAGCTGAATTTAGGTGAAACCCTCACGGTAGCCGACGTATTTGCAGAAGCTGACTTCGTTGACGTAGTTGGAACAGCAAAAGGTCGTGGTTTCCAGGGCGTTGTGAAACGTCATGGATTCGCTGGGGTTGGCGGTCAAACGCACGGTCAGCATAACCGGGGTCGTCACCCAGGTTCGATCGGTGCCTGTTCGTTCCCATCGCGCGTGTTCAAAGGTCTTCGTATGGCTGGCCGGATGGGCGGTAACCGCGTAAAGGTGCAAAACCTGCGCGTATTGCGTGTTCTGCCTGAGCAAAACCTGCTCGTTGTTAGCGGTTCGATTCCCGGAGCCAAAAATTCATACGTTATTATTGAGAAATAG
- the rplW gene encoding 50S ribosomal protein L23: MSVLKRPIVTEKMTGLNKQGKYAFEVELKANKLEIGKAIEKMYGVNVEAVNTFRVYGKKRSKNINGRVVSGKTPTTKKAIVTVAEGEVIDIYADL; encoded by the coding sequence ATGAGCGTACTGAAACGACCAATCGTCACTGAAAAAATGACGGGCCTTAACAAGCAAGGGAAGTATGCTTTTGAGGTTGAACTAAAAGCCAACAAACTCGAGATCGGCAAAGCCATCGAGAAAATGTACGGCGTAAACGTTGAGGCTGTCAATACTTTCCGGGTTTACGGAAAAAAACGCAGCAAGAACATCAACGGACGTGTTGTATCGGGCAAGACCCCAACCACTAAGAAAGCAATTGTTACGGTGGCAGAAGGCGAAGTAATTGATATCTACGCTGACCTGTAA
- the rplD gene encoding 50S ribosomal protein L4 yields MEVIVYNSKGVDTGKKVTLPEEVFGIEPNQHAIYLDVKQYLANQRQGTHKVKERAENAHSTRKLKKQKGTGGARAGSAKSPVFVGGGTIFGPRPRDYSFKLNKKVKSLARQSAYAVKAKAEKISVIDSITLEAPRTKDYIQFLNDLNLTGRKTLLILPDVNTNVVLSSRNVQKAKVTTASQVNTYDLMNADQLLISEEALSTIQTLFEK; encoded by the coding sequence ATGGAAGTAATCGTATATAACAGCAAGGGCGTAGACACAGGCAAAAAGGTCACCCTTCCGGAGGAGGTTTTCGGAATTGAACCGAACCAACACGCGATTTACCTCGACGTGAAACAATACCTGGCTAATCAACGTCAGGGAACGCACAAAGTGAAAGAGCGCGCTGAAAATGCACACTCGACTCGCAAACTGAAGAAGCAAAAAGGTACGGGCGGTGCTCGCGCTGGTAGTGCCAAATCACCCGTATTCGTGGGTGGTGGTACAATTTTCGGACCTCGCCCCCGGGATTATAGCTTCAAACTGAACAAAAAAGTGAAATCACTGGCTCGCCAGTCGGCTTACGCTGTAAAAGCAAAAGCTGAGAAGATTTCAGTTATCGACAGCATCACGCTGGAAGCTCCCCGCACCAAAGATTACATTCAATTCCTGAATGATCTGAACCTAACGGGTCGTAAAACGCTGCTCATTCTGCCCGACGTAAATACAAATGTTGTATTGTCGAGCCGGAACGTGCAGAAAGCGAAGGTGACCACAGCTTCGCAGGTGAATACCTACGATCTGATGAATGCCGATCAACTGCTCATCAGCGAAGAAGCGCTGTCAACCATCCAAACGTTGTTCGAAAAATAA
- the rpsS gene encoding 30S ribosomal protein S19, which translates to MARSLKKGPYIDFRLDNKVQTQNDSGKKSVIKTWSRRSMISPDFVGHTFAVHNGNKFIPVYVTENMVGHKLGEFSPTRNFRGHTAKKDKGKR; encoded by the coding sequence ATGGCACGTTCACTCAAAAAAGGCCCATATATTGATTTCCGTCTGGACAATAAGGTTCAGACCCAGAATGATTCGGGCAAGAAATCGGTCATCAAAACCTGGTCGCGTCGTTCGATGATTTCGCCGGATTTCGTAGGCCATACCTTCGCTGTTCACAACGGCAACAAGTTTATCCCGGTTTATGTAACGGAGAACATGGTAGGTCACAAGCTCGGTGAATTTTCACCAACGCGTAACTTCCGGGGACACACCGCAAAGAAAGACAAGGGCAAACGATAA
- the tnpA gene encoding IS200/IS605 family transposase — protein MPNTYTQIYLHTVFAVKHRYGLIQSAWKEDLYRYMTGIIQNQGHKLLSINGMPDHIHAFIGINPKQSISDLMQDLKGDSSKWINDKRLVKGHFEWQTGYGAFSYSHSQIDEVVQYISNQKEHHRKRTFLEGYTAFLNKFNVPYDERYIFNQIE, from the coding sequence ATGCCAAACACCTACACCCAAATCTACTTACACACCGTTTTTGCGGTCAAACACCGCTACGGACTTATTCAATCAGCCTGGAAAGAAGATTTATACCGCTACATGACTGGCATTATTCAGAATCAAGGGCATAAGCTCCTTTCCATTAACGGAATGCCCGATCATATCCACGCTTTTATTGGCATTAATCCCAAACAATCCATTTCTGACTTGATGCAGGATTTAAAAGGTGATTCATCGAAATGGATTAATGACAAGCGATTAGTAAAAGGGCATTTCGAATGGCAAACGGGCTATGGAGCTTTCTCTTATAGCCACTCTCAAATTGATGAAGTCGTCCAATACATTAGCAACCAGAAAGAACATCATAGAAAGCGAACGTTCCTAGAAGGATATACGGCGTTTTTAAACAAATTCAATGTGCCTTATGACGAGCGATACATATTCAATCAGATAGAATAA